The Bombus fervidus isolate BK054 chromosome 6, iyBomFerv1, whole genome shotgun sequence genome contains a region encoding:
- the LOC141445774 gene encoding peritrophin-1: protein MKAAIIVALMVFFVYVSSDDSVRLDCDTNITVNRTMVRHPCSCTTYFVCLTDPPMPMECPSGLYFNEEKQVCDYKINVRCIPKPGCRNV, encoded by the exons ATGAAAG ccGCAATTATCGTCGCACTTATGGTCTTCTTCGTCTATGTAAGCTCTGATGATTCCGTTAGACTGGACTGTGATACCAATATAACGGTGAACCGTACGATGGTTCGACACCCATGTAGCTGCACCACTTACTTCGTTTGTCTGACCGACCCACCAATGCCCATGGAATGTCCTTCTGGTCTTTACTTCAATGAAGAAAAACAAGTTTGCGACTACAAAATTAATGTCAGGTGCATACCAAAGCCAGGATGTCGcaatgtttaa